The following are encoded in a window of Arthrobacter sp. OAP107 genomic DNA:
- the folB gene encoding dihydroneopterin aldolase: MDRISLTGVTATGYHGVFDFERREGQPFVVDAVLHLDFSQAAESDDVRDTAHYGEVAGRITDWITGEPLNLIEGLAVRMAEGLLKEFKIQAVEITVHKPKAPIEVPFGDVAVSVYRERS, translated from the coding sequence ATGGACAGGATCTCGCTGACCGGTGTCACCGCCACCGGCTACCACGGGGTGTTCGATTTTGAGCGCCGCGAAGGCCAGCCGTTTGTGGTGGACGCGGTGCTGCACCTGGATTTCAGCCAGGCGGCGGAATCGGACGACGTCCGCGACACGGCGCACTACGGTGAGGTGGCCGGACGGATCACCGACTGGATCACCGGCGAGCCGCTGAACTTGATCGAGGGACTGGCGGTGCGGATGGCCGAGGGCCTGCTCAAGGAATTCAAGATCCAGGCGGTTGAGATCACGGTCCACAAGCCGAAGGCGCCCATCGAGGTTCCCTTCGGCGATGTCGCCGTCAGTGTTTACCGGGAGCGGTCATGA
- a CDS encoding PH domain-containing protein — protein sequence MPTAAIDPPGITWLRVSPKYVTVRLVEWALGNLVMLAVLSLPLVFVRLGWWRWPPLWLAIGIPAFMLLLALWRLVLIPRQVRAIGYAERDDDLLIRGGIFFQRVMVVPYGRMQYVDISAGPVERGLGLCTLKLHTASAGTNAGIPGLPAEEGARLREQLSARGEARLAGL from the coding sequence ATGCCTACCGCGGCGATTGATCCCCCCGGGATCACCTGGCTGCGCGTGTCCCCGAAGTACGTCACGGTCCGCCTCGTGGAGTGGGCCCTCGGCAACCTGGTCATGCTGGCCGTGCTGAGCCTGCCGCTGGTGTTCGTCCGGCTCGGCTGGTGGCGGTGGCCGCCGCTGTGGCTGGCCATCGGCATTCCGGCCTTCATGCTGCTGCTGGCGCTGTGGCGCTTGGTCCTGATCCCGCGGCAGGTCCGTGCCATCGGCTACGCCGAGCGCGACGACGACCTCCTCATCCGCGGCGGCATCTTCTTCCAGCGCGTCATGGTGGTGCCGTACGGCCGCATGCAGTACGTGGACATCAGCGCCGGCCCGGTGGAACGCGGGCTGGGGCTGTGCACCCTGAAGCTGCACACGGCTTCCGCCGGCACCAACGCAGGCATTCCCGGCCTTCCCGCCGAGGAAGGCGCCCGGCTCAGGGAACAGCTCTCGGCACGCGGCGAAGCCAGGCTGGCCGGGCTGTGA
- a CDS encoding PH domain-containing protein has product MSAGGPASGKPDGEWLRVHPATPFVRGWVALAAIGYFFGRDSFERLLQGQPLIDDRIAGRAPWLLGGGALMLALAVLGFILSWYFTRYQVAEGYVRVNTGFLFKQQRQARLDRVQAIDIVQPLLARIFGLAELKFEVADAGESAVRLAYLRIDVARQLRATILARASGVRLDPEHPEAPAPEAPEQQVLQVPPSRLVGSLLLSEQSVFVVLGAAASVMLSALTENRAFFLYLIPAALGLIAAYWNSFTKGYNFTAAISPDGIRLRYGLLDTQAQTLPPGRIQALKVAQPPLWRLFGWYRMQVNAAGYGAAGANNGEAGARTTLLPVGKMDDVLNMLALVLPDPGTADPLRVFHQGVNGLDSDAGFVTTPRRARLLAPLGWRRNAFAATDTALLMRSGRWWRQLVVVPHQRTQSIAMQQGPLARRFGLADLVLHTTAGPVAPRVIQADIREAQALFDAQAARARAARRRQTSEQWLAQVAPALAPVVEPAPLVEPVPLVEPVPHPTPAPQQEGQQRG; this is encoded by the coding sequence GTGAGCGCCGGCGGCCCCGCTTCCGGAAAGCCCGACGGCGAGTGGCTGCGCGTGCATCCGGCCACACCTTTCGTGCGGGGCTGGGTTGCGCTTGCCGCCATCGGCTACTTCTTCGGGCGGGACAGCTTCGAACGGCTGCTGCAGGGCCAACCGCTGATCGATGACCGCATCGCCGGCCGCGCCCCGTGGCTCCTGGGCGGCGGGGCACTGATGTTGGCGCTGGCGGTCCTCGGCTTCATTCTGTCCTGGTACTTCACCCGGTACCAGGTGGCGGAGGGCTACGTCCGGGTCAACACGGGCTTCCTGTTCAAGCAGCAGCGGCAGGCCCGCCTGGACCGGGTCCAGGCCATCGACATCGTCCAGCCCCTGCTCGCCAGGATTTTCGGCCTGGCGGAGCTCAAGTTCGAGGTCGCCGACGCCGGCGAGTCCGCCGTCCGGCTCGCGTACCTGCGCATCGACGTCGCGCGCCAGCTGCGCGCCACCATCCTGGCCCGCGCGTCGGGAGTCCGGCTGGATCCCGAGCACCCCGAAGCGCCCGCTCCCGAGGCGCCGGAGCAGCAGGTGCTGCAGGTCCCGCCGTCGCGGCTGGTGGGTTCGCTCCTGCTCAGCGAGCAGAGCGTCTTTGTGGTCCTGGGCGCTGCGGCGTCGGTGATGCTGTCCGCGCTCACCGAAAACAGGGCCTTTTTCCTTTACCTGATTCCCGCGGCGCTCGGCCTCATCGCCGCGTACTGGAATTCGTTCACCAAGGGCTACAACTTCACGGCGGCCATCTCGCCGGACGGGATCCGGCTCCGTTACGGGCTGCTCGACACGCAGGCCCAGACCCTGCCGCCCGGCCGGATCCAGGCGCTCAAGGTGGCCCAGCCGCCGCTGTGGCGCCTCTTCGGCTGGTACCGGATGCAGGTTAACGCCGCCGGCTACGGGGCCGCCGGGGCGAACAACGGCGAGGCCGGGGCCCGCACCACGCTGCTGCCGGTGGGGAAGATGGACGACGTCCTGAACATGCTGGCCCTCGTGCTGCCCGACCCCGGAACGGCCGATCCGCTGCGCGTCTTCCACCAGGGTGTGAACGGACTGGATTCCGACGCCGGGTTCGTCACCACGCCGCGCCGGGCCCGGCTGCTGGCACCGCTGGGCTGGCGGCGCAACGCTTTCGCGGCCACGGACACCGCACTGCTTATGCGCTCGGGCCGCTGGTGGCGGCAGCTGGTGGTGGTGCCGCACCAGCGGACCCAGTCGATTGCAATGCAGCAGGGGCCCCTCGCCCGCCGCTTCGGCCTGGCCGACCTCGTGCTGCACACCACCGCGGGGCCGGTGGCGCCGCGGGTGATCCAGGCGGACATCCGGGAGGCGCAGGCGCTCTTCGACGCCCAGGCAGCCCGCGCCCGCGCCGCCCGCCGGAGGCAGACGAGCGAGCAGTGGCTGGCCCAGGTGGCCCCGGCCCTGGCCCCGGTGGTCGAACCGGCGCCGCTGGTTGAGCCCGTCCCGTTGGTTGAGCCCGTCCCGCATCCAACCCCAGCACCCCAACAGGAAGGCCAACAACGTGGCTAA
- the folP gene encoding dihydropteroate synthase — protein sequence MDSLAAAPGTGPATSPLPILRKPRPAAKFEALPTDRTLVMGILNVTPDSFSDGGKHATADTAIAAGLRMFYAGADIIDVGGESTRPGAEEVSPEEEQRRVVPVIEALVKAGALVSIDTTHVSTAEAALNAGAAIINDISGLSIEPGMAELVAKTKVPYVLTHRRGDAKTMTSLTEYDDVANDVVAELNGVRDKLYAAGVLPEQIIVDPGIGFSKTDVQNWELLRNLDRLDAMGHKVLVGASRKRFLGTLLSVSGKAALPEERDAATAAITAISAARGAWAVRVHDVGPSLDAVKVAARMAAPDHGH from the coding sequence ATGGATTCCCTAGCTGCAGCACCTGGAACCGGCCCCGCAACCTCACCCCTGCCCATCCTGCGCAAACCGCGGCCGGCAGCCAAGTTCGAAGCCCTGCCCACAGACCGCACGCTCGTCATGGGCATCCTCAACGTCACCCCCGATTCGTTCAGCGACGGCGGCAAGCACGCGACGGCGGATACCGCCATCGCGGCCGGCCTCCGCATGTTCTACGCGGGAGCCGACATCATCGACGTCGGCGGCGAATCCACCCGTCCCGGCGCCGAGGAGGTCAGTCCGGAGGAGGAGCAGCGCCGGGTGGTGCCTGTCATCGAGGCCCTCGTGAAGGCGGGCGCCCTGGTCAGCATCGACACCACCCACGTCTCCACCGCCGAGGCCGCGCTGAACGCCGGCGCGGCGATCATCAACGACATCTCCGGCCTCAGCATCGAGCCTGGCATGGCCGAGCTCGTTGCGAAGACCAAGGTGCCCTATGTCCTGACCCACCGCCGCGGCGACGCCAAGACCATGACATCGCTGACGGAGTACGACGACGTGGCGAACGACGTCGTCGCCGAGCTCAACGGCGTCCGCGACAAGCTGTATGCGGCCGGTGTCCTGCCCGAGCAGATCATCGTGGACCCGGGCATCGGGTTCTCGAAGACTGACGTGCAGAACTGGGAACTGCTGCGGAACCTGGACCGGCTCGACGCCATGGGCCACAAGGTGCTGGTGGGCGCGTCCCGCAAGCGTTTCCTCGGCACGCTCCTGAGCGTTTCCGGCAAGGCGGCGCTCCCGGAGGAGCGCGACGCCGCCACCGCCGCCATCACCGCCATCAGCGCCGCCCGCGGCGCGTGGGCAGTGCGCGTGCATGACGTCGGACCCAGCCTTGACGCCGTCAAGGTGGCTGCCCGCATGGCGGCCCCGGACCACGGCCACTGA
- the folK gene encoding 2-amino-4-hydroxy-6-hydroxymethyldihydropteridine diphosphokinase, whose amino-acid sequence MTPAPALDEKPVHEKPVDEKPVHEKPAAPKTGYTRAVLALGSNVGARNETLSEAVADLVDRPEVRLLAVSPIVQTKAVGGPSGQPDFLNMVISVETSLEPVELLRHCQSVENKHHRVREVHWGPRTLDVDVIVYGDLQSDDPVLTLPHPFAAVRAFVLFPWAQMDPAATLNGQPVGELAARAADYPDLKPFDGFGDFDGVPDGGTVGQP is encoded by the coding sequence ATGACCCCGGCACCTGCACTGGACGAGAAGCCCGTGCACGAAAAGCCGGTGGACGAAAAGCCCGTGCATGAAAAGCCGGCAGCTCCGAAGACCGGTTACACGCGGGCGGTGCTGGCGCTGGGCAGCAACGTCGGCGCGCGGAACGAGACACTGTCCGAGGCTGTGGCGGACCTCGTGGACCGCCCGGAGGTGCGGCTCCTGGCCGTATCGCCGATCGTGCAGACCAAGGCCGTCGGCGGCCCGTCAGGGCAGCCTGACTTCCTCAACATGGTCATTTCGGTGGAAACGTCGCTGGAACCGGTCGAGCTTCTGAGACACTGCCAGTCGGTGGAGAACAAGCACCACCGGGTGCGTGAGGTGCACTGGGGCCCGCGCACGCTCGACGTCGACGTCATCGTCTACGGCGACCTCCAGAGCGACGACCCGGTGCTCACCCTGCCCCACCCGTTCGCCGCAGTGCGGGCTTTCGTGCTCTTCCCCTGGGCCCAGATGGACCCCGCGGCCACGCTGAACGGCCAGCCGGTCGGGGAGCTGGCGGCCAGGGCCGCCGATTACCCGGACCTGAAGCCGTTCGACGGTTTCGGGGACTTCGACGGCGTGCCTGACGGCGGGACGGTGGGACAGCCGTGA
- a CDS encoding DUF2520 domain-containing protein has product MAKPGRLGVGIIGAGKVGAVLGAALRAAEHAVVGVSAVSDASRERAEALLPGVPVLEVQDIVERAELVLLAVPDDALGGLVEGLAKLGAWQPGQLVAHTSGRFGVGVLHPVRAAGAVPLALHPAMTFTGMSLDLTRLLDCTFGVTADAAMLPIAQALVVEMGAEPVVIAEGDRTIYHAALAHGSNHLVTLVAQASQLLTEVGVEAPDRMLGPLLRATLENALASGESALTGPVARGDAGTVEAHARALREHDAGTGGDVLAAYLAMARATARRAEGRGLLKPDQADNIRIALEDTGDDGPGEEGPDDGR; this is encoded by the coding sequence GTGGCTAAGCCAGGACGCCTCGGCGTCGGAATCATCGGCGCCGGCAAGGTGGGCGCCGTCCTCGGTGCGGCGCTGCGCGCGGCCGAGCACGCCGTCGTCGGGGTTTCCGCCGTTTCCGACGCGAGCCGGGAACGGGCCGAAGCGCTGCTGCCCGGCGTTCCCGTACTGGAGGTCCAGGACATCGTGGAACGTGCCGAACTTGTGCTGCTGGCCGTTCCGGATGACGCCCTCGGCGGGCTCGTGGAGGGGCTCGCCAAGCTGGGTGCGTGGCAGCCCGGCCAGCTCGTGGCGCACACGTCGGGCCGGTTCGGCGTCGGGGTGCTGCATCCGGTCAGGGCGGCCGGAGCCGTGCCGCTCGCGCTGCACCCGGCCATGACCTTCACCGGCATGAGCCTTGACCTGACCCGGCTGCTGGACTGCACGTTCGGGGTCACTGCGGACGCCGCCATGCTTCCCATCGCCCAGGCGCTCGTCGTCGAAATGGGGGCCGAGCCCGTGGTGATCGCCGAGGGCGACCGGACCATCTACCACGCCGCGCTTGCCCACGGCTCGAACCATTTGGTCACGCTCGTGGCGCAGGCGTCCCAGCTGCTGACCGAGGTGGGCGTCGAGGCGCCGGACCGCATGCTCGGGCCGCTGCTGCGGGCCACCCTGGAGAACGCGCTTGCCTCCGGCGAATCGGCACTGACAGGCCCGGTGGCGCGCGGGGATGCCGGAACCGTGGAAGCGCACGCCCGCGCTCTGCGGGAGCACGACGCCGGAACCGGCGGCGACGTCCTCGCCGCGTACCTCGCCATGGCACGGGCCACGGCCAGGCGCGCTGAAGGGCGGGGGCTGCTGAAGCCGGATCAGGCGGACAATATTCGTATCGCACTAGAGGACACGGGCGACGACGGCCCGGGCGAAGAGGGCCCCGATGACGGCCGCTGA
- a CDS encoding pantoate--beta-alanine ligase, translating to MAIRLVTTADSLRAQSRLLLTQKNGSSLGLVPTMGALHAGHGRLARAAVEQNDVVVASIFVNPLQFGEAQDLDRYPRTLEADMALLEEQGVDLVFAPSVEEMYPGGQPMVRITSGLLGEKWEGASRPGHFDGALTVVAKLLHLGIPGTGLPGGSAFVAGSGGGLPAYRAYFGQKDAQQLALVRRMVADLNFPVEIVAVPTARAADGLALSSRNRFLSDEEREAALVLSRALHFIEERANANEALDVGSARALIESQPLVQLDYLDVVDPVTLEPLAENCHETPFRGEGLALVAAKVGAVRLIDNVPLSS from the coding sequence ATGGCAATCCGACTCGTAACGACGGCGGACTCCCTCCGGGCGCAAAGCCGGCTGCTGCTGACGCAGAAGAACGGCTCCTCCCTAGGGCTCGTGCCCACCATGGGCGCCCTGCATGCAGGCCACGGGCGGCTGGCGCGCGCCGCCGTCGAACAGAACGACGTGGTGGTGGCCTCCATCTTTGTGAACCCGCTGCAGTTCGGCGAGGCGCAGGACCTGGACCGCTACCCGCGGACCCTCGAAGCTGACATGGCGCTGCTCGAGGAGCAGGGCGTGGACCTGGTGTTCGCGCCCTCGGTCGAGGAGATGTACCCGGGCGGGCAGCCGATGGTCAGGATCACGTCCGGTCTGCTGGGGGAGAAGTGGGAGGGCGCGTCCCGGCCCGGGCACTTCGACGGCGCGCTCACCGTGGTGGCCAAACTGCTGCACCTGGGCATTCCGGGCACCGGCCTTCCCGGCGGCAGCGCCTTCGTGGCCGGCTCCGGCGGCGGGCTGCCGGCCTACCGCGCCTACTTCGGACAGAAGGACGCCCAGCAGCTGGCCCTGGTCCGCCGGATGGTGGCCGACCTGAACTTCCCCGTGGAGATCGTTGCCGTGCCAACCGCCCGCGCCGCCGACGGACTGGCACTGTCCAGCCGGAACCGCTTCCTGTCGGACGAGGAGCGCGAGGCCGCCCTGGTCCTGTCCCGCGCGCTGCACTTCATTGAGGAGCGGGCCAACGCGAACGAGGCCCTCGATGTCGGGTCCGCCAGGGCCCTGATCGAGTCCCAGCCCCTGGTCCAGCTCGACTACCTCGACGTCGTGGATCCCGTCACGCTGGAGCCGCTCGCGGAGAACTGCCACGAGACACCTTTCCGCGGTGAGGGGCTGGCCCTGGTTGCAGCGAAGGTGGGCGCCGTGCGGCTGATCGACAACGTACCGCTCAGCTCCTGA
- a CDS encoding DUF3180 domain-containing protein yields the protein MKPVSPLLLAVVGVALAIAGWSAAVLTVRYGMATPVLPATALVTMGIIVALTLVLGIRVLRWRNGKKKKMLNPILAAWTLVLAQACAYTGAMLLGWHAGIFLDQLRFWSIRSGLDVTWLALGMAGGGLVMIVVGLVVERFCKIPPEDGETDAGEGLPGHGRGKAKGEGEYAYRGD from the coding sequence GTGAAGCCCGTGAGCCCGCTGCTGCTCGCAGTCGTGGGCGTTGCCCTGGCCATCGCAGGCTGGTCCGCTGCCGTCCTGACCGTCCGTTACGGCATGGCGACCCCGGTCCTGCCGGCCACGGCACTGGTCACCATGGGCATCATCGTGGCACTGACCCTGGTGCTGGGCATTCGCGTGCTCCGGTGGCGGAACGGCAAGAAGAAGAAAATGCTGAACCCCATCCTGGCGGCGTGGACGCTGGTGCTCGCCCAGGCCTGTGCGTACACCGGCGCGATGCTGCTGGGCTGGCACGCGGGGATCTTCCTGGACCAGCTGCGGTTCTGGAGCATCCGCAGCGGGCTGGACGTCACCTGGCTCGCCCTGGGGATGGCCGGGGGCGGGCTGGTCATGATCGTGGTGGGGCTCGTCGTCGAACGCTTTTGCAAGATCCCGCCGGAGGATGGCGAGACGGACGCCGGCGAGGGCCTGCCGGGCCACGGCCGGGGCAAGGCCAAGGGGGAAGGCGAGTATGCCTACCGCGGCGATTGA